One window of Treponema denticola genomic DNA carries:
- a CDS encoding SAM-dependent methyltransferase, whose protein sequence is MAKNKYSEPDYWSKKAFAENYPARSVYKLEEINKKFNLFSPNDKVLDLGAAPGSWTVYVLRFLNKEGRVTAVDLKPLDSSVYDERLNFFQGDMFDKGIIKSVKELGPYDAVICDAAPATTGNKTVDTARSSGLVELALYYAQEQLKQGGSFVVKIFQGGDQQIHLNNLRKCFKTARAFKPEACRSSSFETYLIGLDFKG, encoded by the coding sequence ATGGCAAAAAATAAATACAGCGAACCTGATTATTGGTCAAAAAAAGCTTTTGCCGAAAATTATCCTGCTCGTTCCGTATACAAACTTGAAGAGATAAATAAAAAATTTAATCTTTTTTCTCCTAATGATAAGGTACTGGATTTGGGAGCGGCTCCCGGAAGCTGGACTGTCTATGTTTTGCGCTTTTTAAATAAGGAGGGAAGGGTAACTGCCGTCGACTTAAAGCCCTTGGATTCTTCAGTCTATGATGAGAGGCTTAATTTTTTTCAAGGCGATATGTTCGATAAGGGAATTATAAAATCGGTAAAAGAATTGGGGCCTTATGATGCTGTTATCTGTGATGCAGCTCCTGCAACAACAGGAAACAAAACCGTTGATACGGCCCGTTCTTCAGGTTTGGTAGAGCTTGCGCTTTATTATGCTCAAGAGCAGCTTAAACAAGGCGGTTCTTTTGTCGTAAAGATATTCCAAGGCGGAGATCAGCAGATCCACTTAAACAATTTACGAAAATGTTTTAAGACGGCAAGGGCCTTTAAGCCGGAAGCGTGCCGCAGTTCAAGTTTTGAAACCTATCTAATAGGTTTGGATTTTAAGGGTTAG
- a CDS encoding S1C family serine protease, with the protein MDYSDRSSVLYQVDYTEKLLKSGKITDALIRSQILHLNTKDFEEVAKINLKSIEKTEAAFLQSIEEKNWDEAVRYFRSLTAIGKCPDGWTEERIFEERNILWKKNADLPLLNLQNKKNHSAGSSSFPQNIDEMIKGSLTVWVDRGTRIQKGYASPDIVIGSGFFIDSRGYFITNYHVIQSEVDKKYNGYSKLYIKSPDNPNIKIPAKVVGWDPLFDLALVKTEYTPQFIFNLGSSKDLGVGSRIYAIGSPAGLEKTLTSGIVSAKYRRLFSMVDIMQIDAAVNHGNSGGPIVDDKGLVQAVVFAGLERNEGLNFAIPVELLKAVLPDLYKGGEVKHTWLGCHGQNRKGGSSNAGGVPNGVLVNYVLPDGPFSISGINEGTVIKEVNGIPVNSVEEIQANLLSIAPETIVLIKGYQKNEAGIYEEKTWPVLCAERPLYPGNSVFRKDSIARSMLPVFGFKLESVGKKNSYRVAEVIPGSFASENAFGINDYIEINGKRWDNENEEIIHVNIYTKKVRAGYMDSFMVLSAYLDNPLFF; encoded by the coding sequence GTGGATTATTCGGATAGATCCAGCGTATTATATCAGGTTGATTATACGGAAAAGCTCCTTAAATCCGGTAAGATAACGGATGCTCTAATCCGCTCTCAGATTCTTCATCTTAACACAAAAGATTTTGAAGAAGTTGCCAAGATCAATTTAAAGTCGATAGAAAAAACGGAAGCTGCATTTTTACAAAGTATAGAAGAAAAAAATTGGGATGAGGCTGTCAGGTATTTTAGGTCCCTTACTGCAATAGGGAAATGCCCTGACGGATGGACGGAAGAGCGAATCTTTGAAGAAAGAAATATCTTATGGAAAAAAAATGCCGATCTTCCCTTATTAAATTTACAAAATAAAAAAAATCATTCAGCAGGTTCATCTTCTTTTCCTCAAAATATAGATGAGATGATAAAGGGCTCTCTTACCGTTTGGGTGGATAGGGGAACACGCATACAAAAAGGTTATGCCTCGCCGGACATTGTTATAGGTTCGGGTTTTTTTATAGATTCCCGCGGTTATTTTATTACGAATTATCATGTTATTCAAAGCGAGGTTGATAAAAAGTATAACGGCTATTCCAAACTTTATATTAAGTCGCCCGATAATCCCAATATAAAAATCCCTGCAAAGGTTGTAGGTTGGGATCCTCTTTTTGATTTAGCTTTGGTAAAGACCGAGTACACACCTCAGTTTATTTTTAATCTGGGCTCTTCAAAAGACTTAGGAGTCGGAAGCCGTATTTATGCAATAGGCTCTCCGGCCGGTTTGGAAAAAACCCTTACCTCAGGTATAGTATCGGCAAAATACCGAAGGCTTTTTTCTATGGTAGATATAATGCAGATAGATGCTGCCGTTAATCATGGAAACTCTGGCGGGCCGATAGTGGATGATAAGGGTCTTGTTCAAGCCGTAGTATTTGCCGGTCTTGAAAGAAATGAAGGTCTTAATTTTGCAATCCCTGTTGAGCTTTTAAAGGCTGTTCTTCCCGATTTATATAAGGGCGGAGAAGTTAAACATACTTGGCTTGGCTGCCACGGTCAAAACCGAAAGGGCGGTTCGAGTAATGCCGGCGGAGTTCCAAACGGAGTTCTTGTAAACTATGTTCTTCCTGACGGCCCCTTTTCAATTTCAGGTATAAATGAGGGTACCGTAATAAAAGAAGTTAACGGTATTCCGGTAAATTCGGTTGAAGAAATACAGGCAAATTTATTGTCTATAGCTCCTGAAACCATTGTCCTCATTAAGGGCTATCAAAAAAATGAAGCAGGTATTTATGAAGAAAAAACTTGGCCCGTTTTATGCGCCGAACGGCCTTTATATCCGGGAAATTCCGTTTTTCGAAAGGACAGTATAGCAAGATCCATGCTTCCCGTTTTCGGATTTAAACTTGAATCGGTGGGAAAAAAGAATTCTTATAGGGTTGCAGAGGTTATCCCCGGCAGCTTTGCATCTGAAAATGCCTTTGGTATAAATGACTATATTGAGATTAACGGAAAAAGATGGGATAATGAAAACGAAGAGATTATTCATGTAAATATCTATACAAAAAAGGTTAGGGCAGGTTATATGGACAGCTTTATGGTTTTAAGTGCTTACCTTGATAATCCCCTTTTCTTTTAA
- a CDS encoding two-component system sensor histidine kinase NtrB: protein MREFMRRGIQKSPSMNEAQLRTFVKLLANEYSLLDSVMDSLNDGVIVADSENKIIKSNRAAERILGTSFRGTSLRSSSLGGSALGEGHEKNVWEHIKIQDIAGFVSSVIQNESGQTSKEFNLKADKPEGKNKYIEVSVLPLVNEKKIKGTIIMIADITEKRIEEIKNRRLENLASLTNVAAAVAHEIKNPLAAISIHLQLLKKNFTACNLSINQKAQKHIGVIEEEIERLNKIVVDFLFAVRPLKFEFVPVDINVLLKNLYDTFFDEFNDSGIAISLSFSKELPKIQGDERFLRQAFMNVLTNAKAAMPNGGFLDISTKAVNDFIIVTISDSGQGILPEDMHKIFEPYFTTKHDGTGLGLTMTYKVIKEHGGDINVYSDYGMGTSFKFSLPIERKGAMLLLSDKTFDFDSVKDIK from the coding sequence ATGAGAGAGTTTATGAGAAGGGGAATACAAAAATCCCCAAGCATGAATGAAGCTCAGCTGCGTACATTTGTAAAGCTGCTTGCAAACGAGTATTCTCTATTGGATTCAGTAATGGATTCTTTAAATGACGGCGTTATAGTTGCAGATTCCGAAAATAAGATTATAAAATCGAATAGGGCTGCAGAAAGAATTTTAGGAACCTCTTTTAGAGGAACCTCTCTTAGAAGCTCCTCACTTGGCGGTTCCGCTTTAGGAGAAGGCCATGAAAAAAATGTCTGGGAACATATAAAGATTCAAGATATTGCCGGCTTTGTTTCTTCGGTTATTCAAAATGAAAGCGGACAAACTTCAAAAGAGTTTAACCTCAAAGCCGATAAGCCTGAAGGTAAAAATAAATATATTGAAGTTTCGGTTCTTCCCTTGGTAAACGAAAAAAAAATTAAAGGTACGATAATTATGATTGCGGATATTACCGAAAAAAGAATTGAAGAAATTAAAAACCGCCGTCTTGAAAATCTTGCAAGCCTTACAAATGTTGCAGCTGCCGTTGCTCACGAAATAAAAAATCCTCTTGCAGCAATCAGCATTCATTTACAGCTTTTAAAGAAAAATTTTACGGCCTGTAATTTATCCATAAACCAAAAAGCTCAAAAACACATAGGCGTTATCGAAGAAGAAATTGAAAGGCTAAATAAAATCGTTGTGGATTTTTTGTTTGCCGTGCGTCCCTTAAAATTCGAGTTTGTTCCGGTAGATATAAATGTCCTTTTAAAGAATTTATACGATACTTTTTTTGACGAGTTTAATGACAGCGGTATAGCTATTTCTCTTAGCTTTTCAAAGGAGCTTCCTAAGATTCAAGGCGATGAAAGATTTTTACGGCAGGCATTTATGAATGTCCTAACAAATGCAAAAGCCGCAATGCCGAATGGAGGCTTTTTGGATATATCGACAAAGGCAGTAAACGATTTTATTATTGTAACTATTTCGGATTCAGGGCAGGGTATTTTACCCGAAGATATGCATAAAATATTTGAGCCTTATTTTACGACAAAACATGACGGAACGGGTTTGGGGCTGACCATGACTTATAAGGTTATAAAAGAACATGGAGGAGACATAAATGTTTATTCGGATTACGGCATGGGAACAAGTTTTAAATTTTCTCTTCCGATAGAACGTAAGGGTGCAATGCTTTTACTCTCCGATAAAACTTTTGATTTTGATTCGGTAAAGGATATAAAATGA
- a CDS encoding CvpA family protein has protein sequence MRIGSADIVFLIILSFFVIKVTVTGFIDEFFSKAAVIVGGLIAFLFYKLLTPVITELLGEKALSAVIAFLILFLSVYLIIKLVQVFLGSLFSSESLKNLDRSLGFCLGLVEGLIVIGVILMLINIQTFVSFDKILSESIFAKILSPFILDITKQF, from the coding sequence ATGCGGATAGGAAGTGCCGATATAGTTTTTTTGATTATATTAAGTTTTTTTGTTATTAAGGTTACAGTAACCGGTTTTATAGACGAGTTTTTTTCAAAGGCTGCGGTTATTGTCGGCGGGCTTATAGCTTTTTTGTTTTATAAATTGCTTACCCCTGTAATTACCGAGCTTCTTGGCGAAAAGGCCTTATCCGCCGTGATAGCTTTTTTGATTTTATTTTTATCCGTTTATTTGATTATAAAATTGGTTCAAGTTTTTTTAGGCTCCCTTTTTTCAAGCGAGTCATTAAAAAATTTGGACAGGTCATTGGGTTTTTGTCTGGGCCTTGTAGAAGGCTTGATTGTAATAGGAGTTATCCTCATGCTCATAAATATTCAAACCTTTGTTTCATTCGATAAAATATTAAGTGAAAGCATTTTTGCGAAAATCCTTTCTCCATTTATTTTAGATATAACTAAGCAGTTTTAG
- the murG gene encoding undecaprenyldiphospho-muramoylpentapeptide beta-N-acetylglucosaminyltransferase has product MKCVVFTGGGTGGHIFPGLAVAEALSSSLECRIVWLGSAKGVDRKIVESSELYSASPSVLEFIGIPAGKLRRYFSFQNFIDVFKVAAGFIKSFFILLKLKPIFVFSKGGFVSVPPCAAAKFLKIPVITHECDFSPGLATRINSKFANRILVSYQETAELLPASLRSKVICTGNPVRLSFYSGRPEKGLSFLNIKSDLPVLFVLGGSLGARQLNDLISDSIEYLVKHFVVVHQIGEANMDQGQKIKEGLLRSSPEFAENYKPYPFIKKEMADVLSLSSIVVSRAGANTVWESAAAGKPMILVPLEKGSSRGDQIENAEFFKKKGAAEILLGEDVRPDIFIRLLRELGFEENISGNERLKNMALDSAALAGEKPAIVIADFLKNFFTVKD; this is encoded by the coding sequence ATGAAATGTGTTGTTTTTACCGGAGGCGGAACGGGAGGGCATATTTTTCCCGGACTTGCCGTTGCCGAGGCCTTGAGCTCTTCTTTGGAATGTAGAATAGTTTGGCTCGGCTCTGCTAAGGGAGTTGACCGCAAAATAGTTGAATCTTCCGAGCTTTACTCGGCTTCTCCTTCAGTTCTTGAATTCATAGGTATTCCTGCCGGAAAATTGAGGCGGTATTTTAGTTTTCAAAACTTTATAGATGTTTTTAAGGTTGCAGCAGGCTTTATAAAGTCCTTTTTTATTCTTTTAAAGTTAAAACCTATTTTTGTTTTTTCTAAAGGCGGCTTTGTTTCGGTTCCTCCCTGTGCCGCTGCAAAATTCTTAAAAATTCCGGTTATCACTCACGAGTGTGATTTTTCGCCCGGCCTTGCAACAAGGATTAATTCTAAATTTGCAAATCGTATTTTGGTTTCATATCAAGAAACGGCGGAGCTCTTACCGGCCTCTCTCCGCTCAAAGGTTATATGTACCGGAAATCCCGTCCGCTTAAGTTTTTATTCGGGCAGGCCTGAAAAGGGGCTCTCCTTTTTAAACATAAAATCGGACTTACCTGTTTTGTTTGTTTTAGGCGGAAGTCTAGGTGCAAGACAGTTAAATGATTTGATTTCAGATTCAATCGAATATCTTGTAAAGCATTTTGTTGTGGTTCATCAGATTGGGGAAGCCAATATGGATCAGGGACAAAAAATTAAAGAAGGCCTTTTAAGATCTTCCCCCGAATTTGCAGAAAACTATAAACCCTATCCCTTTATAAAAAAAGAGATGGCCGATGTTTTAAGCCTTTCTTCGATTGTGGTGTCGCGGGCAGGTGCCAATACGGTTTGGGAATCGGCAGCTGCCGGTAAGCCTATGATTTTGGTTCCTCTTGAAAAGGGAAGCTCCCGCGGCGATCAAATAGAAAATGCCGAATTCTTTAAGAAAAAAGGTGCCGCAGAAATTCTTTTGGGTGAAGATGTAAGGCCCGATATTTTTATAAGGCTTTTACGGGAGCTTGGTTTTGAAGAAAACATAAGCGGAAACGAAAGGCTAAAAAATATGGCTCTGGACTCTGCTGCCTTAGCCGGTGAAAAACCGGCCATTGTAATTGCGGACTTTTTAAAAAATTTTTTTACCGTTAAGGATTAG
- a CDS encoding sigma-54-dependent transcriptional regulator, translated as MKFSILVIDDEKNIREGLAMALEDEGYEVITADNGKTGLDIALKDEVDLVITDLKMPEISGEEVLREVISKTPGVPVIVLTGHGTVETAVEAMRMGAYDFLTKPLNLERLFLLVKRALQNRALVLQNRALLHDIETKQSFENIIGKSPLMEKVFENIKKVAPTKASVLITGETGVGKELIAQAIHNLSNRKDKPFVQVHCASFAESLLESELFGHEKGAFTGAVQRSRGRFEIANGGSLFLDEIGEVNQMIQVKLLRVLQEKKFERVGGSETLSVDTRIIAATNRDLAEEIKKGNFREDLYFRLNVVHIHVPPLRERKEDIPLLAAAFIKDFAEENGKKIDSIEPRARAAIYNYEWPGNIRQLQNCIQSAVVMSSDNVIHFDDLPETLREKAEASSIRIPMGVNMAEAEKQIILQTLANQNNNKSKTADILGIGRRTLHRKLDEYEAEIKDDTSRMLEEKENQSKKEKSNGKK; from the coding sequence ATGAAATTCAGTATTTTAGTTATTGATGACGAAAAAAATATTCGTGAAGGCCTTGCAATGGCCTTGGAAGATGAAGGCTATGAAGTAATTACTGCCGATAACGGAAAAACAGGTTTGGATATTGCCTTAAAAGACGAAGTCGACCTTGTAATTACCGATCTAAAAATGCCTGAAATAAGCGGCGAAGAGGTCTTACGTGAAGTTATTTCAAAAACCCCGGGAGTTCCCGTAATTGTTTTAACCGGACACGGTACGGTAGAAACGGCTGTTGAAGCCATGAGGATGGGGGCCTATGATTTTTTAACCAAGCCCTTGAATTTGGAACGCCTTTTTCTTTTAGTAAAAAGAGCCTTACAAAACAGGGCCCTTGTTCTTCAAAATAGGGCACTTTTACATGACATTGAAACCAAACAAAGTTTTGAAAATATTATAGGCAAGAGCCCTCTTATGGAAAAGGTTTTTGAGAATATAAAAAAAGTTGCTCCTACAAAGGCCAGCGTCTTAATTACCGGAGAAACGGGAGTCGGAAAAGAATTGATTGCTCAGGCCATTCATAATCTTTCAAACCGTAAGGATAAGCCCTTTGTTCAAGTCCACTGTGCTTCCTTTGCCGAAAGCCTTTTGGAGTCCGAACTTTTCGGCCATGAAAAAGGAGCCTTTACAGGGGCCGTACAACGCAGCCGAGGCCGCTTTGAAATTGCAAACGGCGGTTCTCTTTTTTTGGACGAAATAGGCGAAGTCAACCAAATGATACAGGTAAAACTTTTGCGTGTTCTTCAAGAAAAAAAGTTTGAGAGGGTAGGAGGTTCTGAAACTCTCAGCGTAGATACAAGGATAATCGCCGCAACAAATAGGGATTTGGCAGAAGAAATAAAAAAAGGAAATTTTAGGGAAGATCTTTATTTTAGATTGAATGTAGTGCATATTCACGTGCCTCCCTTGCGTGAACGAAAGGAGGATATTCCTCTTTTGGCTGCTGCCTTTATCAAAGACTTTGCCGAGGAGAACGGTAAAAAAATAGATTCTATAGAGCCTCGTGCAAGAGCTGCAATTTATAATTATGAATGGCCCGGAAATATAAGGCAGCTTCAAAACTGTATTCAAAGTGCCGTTGTAATGAGCTCCGATAATGTAATTCACTTTGACGACTTACCGGAAACCTTGCGCGAAAAGGCGGAGGCTTCTTCAATCCGTATACCTATGGGAGTAAATATGGCCGAAGCCGAAAAGCAAATTATTTTACAGACTCTTGCAAACCAAAATAACAATAAATCAAAGACAGCCGATATTTTGGGAATAGGCAGAAGGACCCTCCATCGAAAACTTGATGAGTATGAGGCGGAGATTAAAGATGATACTTCCCGAATGTTGGAAGAAAAAGAAAATCAATCCAAAAAGGAAAAATCAAATGGCAAAAAATAA